The sequence CGAAGCCCATCTGCTGAGCGTTCTGCTGGCGTCCGACCACCGGCACCGCAATCTTTCGAGAGGCGTACCAGATTACCTTTAGCCCGCCGACGGTAAGGGCCGACCATGAATCGGCGCGACTACCTACGGACTGCGACAGCGGTGGGAATCGCGGGGGCCGCGGGATGTACGGGGATGCTCGACTCCGACGCGAACCCGAACGTGACGTTGGGCAAACCCGACCGGGACGCCGACATCACGAGCGAGGACCTGCCGTACCCGGCATGGGGCCAGAAAGTCCCGGCCGTCTCCCTCCCGGCACCGCTGGACGACCGGACCGTAGACCTCCGGAGCGTCGGGAAACCGAGCCTGCTGACCTTCTTCTACAGCCACTGCCAGACCGTCTGTCCGGTCCTCGTCTCGGCGATGCGGAACGTCCAGACTCACTCGCTGAACGAGGAGTACGCCGACGACGTTGCCTTCTTCCCGACGACGTTCGACCCGGCGCGCGACGACGCCGAGCGGTTCCGAGCCTACGCCGACAAGATGAACGTCGATACCGACGCCGGAAACTGGCACTTCCTGCGCCCCGAGTCGAAAGACCGCGCGAAGTCGGTCGTCCAAGAGGAGTTCGGCGTGCGCTTCGACCGCACGGAACCGGACGACATGGACAGGTACATGTTCGCCCACAGCGCGCTCACGTTCCTCGTGAACGCCGACGGCTACGTCGAACGCGCCTATCGCTCGAAGTCACCGAATGCCGACACGATTATCTCGGACCTCGAAGAAGTCAGAGCATGAACCGACGCCGCGCCCTCGTCGCACTCGGCGGTCTCGGCCTGACCGGGACGAGCGCGTGGGTCCTCCAAAGCGACGTGGGCGAGAGCGACGACGCGCTCCCGATGCGCGTCGAGACGCTGGACGCGCCGGGGTCGTCCGCCGGAGGAGTCCGTGTCCCGCCCGAGAACGCCGTCACCGTCCTCGACCTGTTCGCCACGTGGTGTGCGCCATGCGAGAAGCAGATGGACGCGCTCACCGCGGTCCGCGAGAGCTACGGCGACGAGGTGGCGATGCTCTCGGTCACGAACGAACGCCTCGGCGGGTCGCTAACGAAGGGGGACCTCCGCGAGTGGTGGCGCGACCACGACGGCGCGTGGACGCTCGGTCTCGACCCGGCCAGCGACCTGATGACCGCGCTCGGCGCGGGGTCCATTCCCCACCTCGCAATCTTCGACGCCTCGGGGGAGGTCCGCTGGCAGGAGGGCGGTCTCACCGACGAGGAGACCCTCCGAACCGAAATCGACCGCGCGCTCCGAGAGGCGTGACCGGCCCGGTGATTCAGGTATGACGGCCACCGAGTTCGCCGGGGCGCTCGCGTTCGCGGCCAGCACGGGCGTCACGACGTTCTTCGCGCCCTGCGCGTTCCCGCTCCTGCCGGGCTACGTCGGCTACTACGTCGAGCGCGGCGACGACTCGTCGGGGGTCGCCTCCGCGCTGGCGGCCGCCGGGGGCGCGCTGGTCGCGCTCGGAGCCGTCGCCCTCCTCGCGTTCGCGCTCGGGCAGACGCTCACGTCCGTCCTGCCGTTTTTCGAACCGCTAGTCGGCGTCGGGTTGGTCGCGTTCGGCGCGCTGGCGCTGACCGGCCGCGCGCCCGACCTCCGGGTCGCGCTCCCCGAGCGCCCCCAGTCGGTCGTCGGCTTCGGCGTCTTCGGCGGAGTGTACGCCGTCGCAGCCGCGGGGTGTGTCGCACCGTTACTCCTCGGCGTCGTCACCCAAGCCCTCGCGTTCTCGCCCGCCCGAGGAGTCGCCGTCGTCGGCGTCTACGCCGCCGGGGTCGCGGCCCCGCTCGTCGGCGTCACCCTGCTGGCCAGCGCGGGCGTCGAGACGTGGCGGGACCTTGGCCACTACGCCGGGTCGCTGGAGCGGGCGGCCGCGGTCGTGATGATTCTGGCGGGCCTCGGACAGCTCTACCTCTCGGTCGTGGTGCTGGACGTTCTCTGAATCCGTGCAGTGAATCGAGGTCTGTCGGGTGCGCCATCCGATTCTAATTTTTCCGGCGCGTGCGAGCGTCTGCGCGAACGGTGCGCGGCGGGAACGCGCCGCGCCCATCCGCGCGAGGGACGAACGACCGAGTAAAACGAGGGAGTGAGGAAGTTAGGGGGTTCGAGGCTCGCGCTCGGCCCAATACTCTACCGACGGACGCTCAATCGGCCAACCGAACCGTTTGGGTGGACTGAAAGGGGCCGCCCGCTCGCGTTCATCTTGGTCGTCTGAGCAGGCTACTATTCGATGCGCCGAACGTCAGTGAGGCGCGAGAATATCCTGCTCAGCGACCGCGAGCGGGCGGGGGCTTTCTACGACTTCTCTGCGGTATTTCAGTCGGCCACTCCATTCATCACAGAAACGTCGAGTCCTAGCCGGTTCCCGCAAACCTAACCGTCTCGACCACCTACGGACGAGTAATGACGACGAACAGTGCGACC is a genomic window of Halorussus salinus containing:
- a CDS encoding TlpA family protein disulfide reductase codes for the protein MNRRRALVALGGLGLTGTSAWVLQSDVGESDDALPMRVETLDAPGSSAGGVRVPPENAVTVLDLFATWCAPCEKQMDALTAVRESYGDEVAMLSVTNERLGGSLTKGDLREWWRDHDGAWTLGLDPASDLMTALGAGSIPHLAIFDASGEVRWQEGGLTDEETLRTEIDRALREA
- a CDS encoding cytochrome c biogenesis protein CcdA yields the protein MTATEFAGALAFAASTGVTTFFAPCAFPLLPGYVGYYVERGDDSSGVASALAAAGGALVALGAVALLAFALGQTLTSVLPFFEPLVGVGLVAFGALALTGRAPDLRVALPERPQSVVGFGVFGGVYAVAAAGCVAPLLLGVVTQALAFSPARGVAVVGVYAAGVAAPLVGVTLLASAGVETWRDLGHYAGSLERAAAVVMILAGLGQLYLSVVVLDVL
- a CDS encoding SCO family protein, translating into MNRRDYLRTATAVGIAGAAGCTGMLDSDANPNVTLGKPDRDADITSEDLPYPAWGQKVPAVSLPAPLDDRTVDLRSVGKPSLLTFFYSHCQTVCPVLVSAMRNVQTHSLNEEYADDVAFFPTTFDPARDDAERFRAYADKMNVDTDAGNWHFLRPESKDRAKSVVQEEFGVRFDRTEPDDMDRYMFAHSALTFLVNADGYVERAYRSKSPNADTIISDLEEVRA